One region of Ornithorhynchus anatinus isolate Pmale09 chromosome X5, mOrnAna1.pri.v4, whole genome shotgun sequence genomic DNA includes:
- the PEX19 gene encoding peroxisomal biogenesis factor 19 isoform X1, with protein MAAEGGGGPDRELDDLLDSALDDFDKARPPPPPPGPAAAAPAQPRSPADTAKDALFASQEKFFQELFDGELASQATAEFERAMEELAREEPHLVRQFQKLSEAAGRVGSDASSQQEFTACLKETLSGLAKNATDLQASGVSEEELARAVEGLGLGLGPDEGGGDEGGGVLPVMQSLMQSLLSRDVLYPSLRDITDKYPEWLRIHGPALGADQLQRYRQQHHIMERICQQFEAEAPGDGPAQRTARFEAVLDLMQQLQDLGHPPKELAGESPPGFNFDLDALNPAGLAGASGEQCLIM; from the exons ATGGCggccgagggcggcggggggccggaccGGGAGCTGGACGACCTGCTGGACA GCGCCCTCGATGACTTCGACAAGGcccggcctccgccgccgccccccgggcccgccgccgccgcccccgcccagcCGAGATCTCCGGCGGACACCGCCAAG GACGCCCTCTTCGCCTCCCAGGAGAAGTTCTTCCAGGAGCTGTTCGACGGCGAGCTGGCGTCCCAGGCCACGGCGGAGTTCGAGCGGGCCATGGAGGAGCTGGCCCGCGAGGAGCCCCACCTCGTCCGCCAGTTCCAGAAGCTGTCCGAGGCCGCCGGGAGAGTGG GGAGTGACGCCTCCTCCCAGCAGGAGTTCACAGCGTGCCTGAAGGAGACCCTGAGCGGACTGGCCAAGAACGCCACCGACCTGCAG GCGTCCGGCGTGTCGGAGGAGGAGCTGGCCCGGGCCGtggaggggctgggcctgggcttgGGCCCGGACGAGGGCGGCGGGGACGAGGGCGGCGGCGTCCTGCCCGTCATGCAGAGCCTCATGCAGAGCCTGCTTTCCCGAGACGTGCTCTACCCCTCCCTGCGCGACATCACCGACAAG TACCCGGAGTGGCTGCGGATCCACGGGCCGGCGCTGGGTGCGGATCAGCTGCAGCGGTATCGGCAGCAGCACCACATCATGGAGCGCATCTGCCAGCAGTTCGAAGCCGAAGCGCCGGGGGACGGGCCCGCCCAGCGCACCGCCCGCTTCGAGGCCGTGCTCGACCTCATGCAGCAG CTTCAGGACCTGGGCCACCCCCCAAAGGAGCTGGCGGGGGAATCG cCGCCGGGCTTCAACTTTGACCTGGACGCGTTGAACCCCGCGGGGCTGGCGGGGGCCAGCGGAGAGCAGTGTCTGATCATGTGA
- the PEX19 gene encoding peroxisomal biogenesis factor 19 isoform X2, translating to MAAEGGGGPDRELDDLLDSALDDFDKARPPPPPPGPAAAAPAQPRSPADTAKDALFASQEKFFQELFDGELASQATAEFERAMEELAREEPHLVRQFQKLSEAAGRVGSDASSQQEFTACLKETLSGLAKNATDLQASGVSEEELARAVEGLGLGLGPDEGGGDEGGGVLPVMQSLMQSLLSRDVLYPSLRDITDKYPEWLRIHGPALGADQLQRYRQQHHIMERICQQFEAEAPGDGPAQRTARFEAVLDLMQQLQDLGHPPKELAGES from the exons ATGGCggccgagggcggcggggggccggaccGGGAGCTGGACGACCTGCTGGACA GCGCCCTCGATGACTTCGACAAGGcccggcctccgccgccgccccccgggcccgccgccgccgcccccgcccagcCGAGATCTCCGGCGGACACCGCCAAG GACGCCCTCTTCGCCTCCCAGGAGAAGTTCTTCCAGGAGCTGTTCGACGGCGAGCTGGCGTCCCAGGCCACGGCGGAGTTCGAGCGGGCCATGGAGGAGCTGGCCCGCGAGGAGCCCCACCTCGTCCGCCAGTTCCAGAAGCTGTCCGAGGCCGCCGGGAGAGTGG GGAGTGACGCCTCCTCCCAGCAGGAGTTCACAGCGTGCCTGAAGGAGACCCTGAGCGGACTGGCCAAGAACGCCACCGACCTGCAG GCGTCCGGCGTGTCGGAGGAGGAGCTGGCCCGGGCCGtggaggggctgggcctgggcttgGGCCCGGACGAGGGCGGCGGGGACGAGGGCGGCGGCGTCCTGCCCGTCATGCAGAGCCTCATGCAGAGCCTGCTTTCCCGAGACGTGCTCTACCCCTCCCTGCGCGACATCACCGACAAG TACCCGGAGTGGCTGCGGATCCACGGGCCGGCGCTGGGTGCGGATCAGCTGCAGCGGTATCGGCAGCAGCACCACATCATGGAGCGCATCTGCCAGCAGTTCGAAGCCGAAGCGCCGGGGGACGGGCCCGCCCAGCGCACCGCCCGCTTCGAGGCCGTGCTCGACCTCATGCAGCAG CTTCAGGACCTGGGCCACCCCCCAAAGGAGCTGGCGGGGGAATCG
- the COPA gene encoding coatomer subunit alpha, whose protein sequence is MLTKFETKSARVKGLSFHPKRPWILTSLHNGVIQLWDYRMCTLIDKFDEHDGPVRGIDFHKQQPLFVSGGDDYKIKVWNYKLRRCLFTLLGHLDYIRTTFFHHEYPWILSASDDQTIRVWNWQSRTCVCVLTGHNHYVMCAQFHPSEDLVVSASLDQTVRVWDISGLRKKNLSPGAVESDVRGITGVDLFGTTDAVVKHVLEGHDRGVNWAAFHPTMPLIVSGADDRQVKIWRMNESKAWEVDTCRGHYNNVSCAVFHPRQELILSNSEDKSIRVWDMSKRTGVQTFRRDHDRFWVLAAHPNLNLFAAGHDGGMIVFKLERERPAYAVHGNTLHYVKDRFLRQLDFNSSKDVAVMQLRSGSKFPVFNMSYNPAENAVLLCTRASNLENSTYDLYTIPKDADSQNPDAPEGKRSSGLTAIWVARNRFAVLDRMHSILIKNLKNEITKKVQVPNCDEIFYAGTGNLLLRDADAITLFDVQQKRTLASVKIAKVKYVIWSADMTHVALLAKHAIMICNRKLESLCSIHENIRVKSGAWDESGVFIYTTSNHIKYAVTTGDHGIIRTLDLPIYVTRVKGNNVYCLDRECRPRVLTIDPTEFKFKLALINRKYDEVLHMVRHAKLVGQSIIAYLQKKGYPEVALHFVKDEKTRFSLALECGNIEIALEAAKALDDKSCWEKLGEVALLQGNHQIVEMCYQRTKSFDKLSFLYLLTGNLDKLRKMMKIAEIRKDMSGHYQNALYLGDVVERVRVLRSCGQKSLAYLTAATHGLDEEAESLRETFDLEKEAIPDIDPNAKLLQPPAPIMPLDTNWPLLTVSKGFFEGTIASKGKTGALAADMDLDAVGTEGWGEDAELQLDEDGFVETAEGFGDESGARGQEEGGGWDVEEDLDLPPELDVAPGASGSGEDGFFVPPTKGTSPTQIWCNNSQLPVDHILAGSFETAMRLLHDQVGVTQFGPYKQLFLQTFARGRSTYQALPCLPAAYGHPHRNWKEAGPKGGLPAVGLKLNDLIQRLQVCYQLTTAGKFEEAVDRFRSVLLSVPLLVVDSKQEIAEAQQLIAICREYIVGLSMELERKRLPKDSLEQQKRICEMAAYFTHSSLQPVHMVLVLRTALNLFFKLKNFKTAAAFARRLLELGPKPEVAQQTRKILSACEKNPTDACQLSYDAHNPFDICAASYRPLYRGKPVEKCPLSGACYSPEFRGQICRVTTVTEIGKDVMGLRISPLQFR, encoded by the exons ATGCTCACCAAGTTCGAAACCAAGAGCGCCAGGGTCAAAG GGCTCAGCTTCCACCCGAAGCGCCCGTGGATCCTGACCAGTCTGCACAATGGCGTCATCCAGCTGTGGGACTACCGCATGTGCACCCTCATCGACAAGTTCGACGAGCACGATG GACCCGTCCGAGGCATCGATTTCCACAAGCAGCAGCCCCTCTTTGTCTCTGGGGGAGATGACTACAAGATCAAG GTCTGGAATTACAAACTGCGCCGCTGCCTCTTCACCTTGCTGGGACACCTGGACTACATCCGCACTACCTTCTTCCACCAT gAGTACCCCTGGATCCTGAGCGCGTCCGATGACCAGACCATCCGTGTGTGGAACTGGCAGTCCCGGACCTGCGTCTG CGTGCTGACGGGCCACAACCATTACGTCATGTGTGCCCAATTCCACCCCTCCGAGGATCTGGTGGTGTCCGCCAGCCTGGACCAGACCGTGCGGGTCTGGGATATCTCCG GCCTGAGGAAGAAGAACCTGTCTCCGGGGGCCGTGGAGTCGGACGTGCGCGGCATCACCGGGGTCGATCTGTTCGGGACCACCGACGCCGTGGTCAAACACGTCCTGGAG GGCCACGACCGTGGGGTGAACTGGGCGGCCTTCCACCCCACCATGCCGCTGATCGTGTCGGGGGCCGACGACCGGCAGGTGAAGATCTGGCGCATGAACG agTCGAAGGCCTGGGAGGTGGACACGTGCCGCGGCCACTACAACAACGTGTCCTGCGCCGTCTTCCACCCCCGCCAGGAGCTCATCCTCAGCAACTCCGAGGACAAGAGCATCCGCGTCTGGGACATGTCCAAGCG GACCGGAGTCCAGACCTTCCGCCGCGACCATGACCGTTTCTGGGTCCTGGCCGCCCACCCCAACCTCAACCTCTTCGCCGCGG GCCACGACGGCGGCATGATCGTGTTCAAGCTGGAGCGAGAGCGCCCGGCCTACGCCGTGCACGGCAACACGCTGCATTATGTCAAGGACCGCTTCCTGCGCCAGCTGGACTTCAACAGCTCCAAGGACGTGGCCGTCATGCAGCTGAGGAG cGGTTCCAAGTTCCCGGTGTTCAACATGTCCTACAACCCGGCCGAGAACGCCGTCCTCCTCTGCACG AGAGCCAGCAATCTGGAGAACAGCACCTACGACCTGTACACCATCCCCAAGGACGCCGACTCCCAGAACCCCGACG CCCCGGAAGGCAAGCGCTCCTCGGGGCTGACGGCCATCTGGGTGGCCCGCAACCGCTTCGCCGTCCTGGACCGCATGCACTCG ATCCTGATCAAGAACCTGAAGAATGAGATCACCAAGAAGGTGCAGGTGCCCAACTGCGACGAGATCTTCTACGCGGGCACGGGCAACCTGCTCTTGCGCGACGCCGACGCCATCACGCTCTTCGACGTGCAGCAGAAACG CACCCTGGCATCGGTCAAGATCGCCAAAGTGAAGTACGTCATCTGGTCGGCCGACATGACCCACGTGGCCCTGCTGGCCAAGCACG CCATCATGATCTGCAACCGGAAGCTGGAGTCGCTCTGCAGCATCCACGAGAACATCCGCGTTAAGAGCGGCGCCTGGGACGAGAGCGGGGTCTTCATCTACACCACCAGCAACCACATCAAATACGCCGTCACCACCGG GGACCACGGCATCATCCGCACCCTGGACCTGCCCATCTACGTGACGCGGGTCAAGGGCAACAACGTCTACTGCCTGGACCGCGAGTGCCGGCCCCGCGTCCTCACCATCGACCCCACCGAGTTCAAGTTCAAGCTGGCCCTCATCAACCGGAAGTACGACGAG GTGCTGCACATGGTCCGCCACGCCAAGCTGGTGGGGCAGTCGATCATCGCCTACCTTCAGAAGAAGGGCTACCCCGAGGTGGCGTTGCACTTCGTCAAGGACGAGAAGACCCGCTTCAGCCTGGCCCTCGAGTGCGGCAACATCGAG ATCGCCCTGGAAGCGGCCAAGGCCCTGGACGACAAGAGCTGCTGGGAGAAGCTGGGCGAGGTGGCCCTGCTGCAGGGGAACCACCAGATCGTGGAGATGTGTTACCAGCGCACCAAGAGCTTCGACAAGCTCTCCTTCCTCTACCTGCTCACCGGAAACCTGGACAAGCTCCGCAAGATGATGAAGATCG CCGAGATCCGCAAGGACATGAGCGGCCACTACCAGAACGCCCTGTACCTGGGGGACGTGGTGGAACGCGTGCGGGTCCTCCGCAGCTGCGGCCAGA AGTCCCTGGCCTATCTGACGGCCGCCACGCACGGCCTGGACGAGGAGGCCGAGAGCCTGAGGGAGACGTTCGACCTGGAGAAGGAGGCG ATCCCGGACATCGACCCCAACGCCAAGCTGCTGCAGCCGCCCGCCCCCATCATGCCGCTGGACACCAACTGGCCCCTGCTGACCGTGTCCAAGGGCTTCTTCGAGGGCACCATCGCCAGCAAGG GGAAGACCGGCGCCCTGGCCGCCGACATGGACCTGGACGCGGTGGGCaccgagggctggggagaggacgccGAGCTGCAGCTGGACGAAG ACGGTTTCGTGGAGACGGCGGAGGGCTTCGGGGACGAGTCCGGTGCCAGGGGCCAGGAGGAAGGAGGCGGCTGGGACGTGGAGGAGGACCTGGACCTCCCGCCCGAGCTG GACGTGGCCCCAGGGGCGTCGGGAAGCGGCGAGGATGGCTTCTTCGTGCCCCCGACCAAGGGCACCAGCCCCACCCAG ATCTGGTGCAACAACTCGCAGCTGCCCGTCGACCACATCCTGGCCGGCTCCTTCGAGACAGCCATGCGG CTCCTGCACGACCAGGTGGGGGTGACCCAGTTCGGCCCCTACAAGCAGCTGTTCCTGCAGACCTTCGCCCGCGGCCGCAGCACCTACCAGGCCCTGCCCTGCCTGCCCGCCGCCTACGGCCACCCGCACCGCAACTg GAAGGAGGCGGGGCCTAAGGGCGGCCTGCCGGCCGTGGGGCTGAAGCTGAACGACCTGATCCAGCGGCTGCAGGTGTGCTACCAGCTGACCACGGCCGGCAAGTTCGAGGAGGCCGTGGACCGGTTCCGCTCGGTCCTGCTGAGCGTGCCGCTCCTCGTGGTCGACAGCAAGCAGGAGATCGCCGAG gcccagcAGCTGATCGCCATCTGCCGTGAGTACATCGTGGGGCTGAGCATGGAGCTCGAGCGCAAGAGGTTGCCCAAGGACAGCCTGGAGCAGCAGAAACGCATCTGCGAG ATGGCGGCCTACTTCACGCACTCCAGCCTGCAGCCCGTGCACATGGTCCTGGTCCTCCGCACGGCCCTCAACCTCTTCTTCAAGCTGAAGAACTTCAAGACAGCGGCCGCCTTCGCCCGCCGCCTGCTGGAGCTGGGGCCCAAGCCCGAGGTGGCCCAGCAG ACCCGCAAGATCCTGTCGGCCTGCGAGAAGAACCCGACGGACGCCTGCCAGCTGAGCTACGACGCGCACAACCCCTTCGACATCTGCGCCGCCTCCTACCGACCCCTCTACCGGGGCAAGCCCGTGGAGAAGTGCCCCCTCAGCGGCGCCTGCTACAGCCCCGAGTTCCGGGGGCAGATCTGCCGCGTCACCACG gtgACGGAGATCGGCAAAGACGTGATGGGGCTGAGGATCAGCCCCCTGCAGTTCCGCtga
- the NCSTN gene encoding nicastrin isoform X1: protein MAAAEAARPGTPQRAPLLLLILLLLLFLLLLAGSSQANSVERKIYIPLNRTAPCVRLLNATHQIGCQSSLSGDTGVIHVLEKEQDLQWVLADGPHPPYMVLLDGDLFTRPLLEKLKAASSRVSGLAVALAQPRPAAGFSPGLPCPNDGFGVYSGSYGPQFAHCNGTVWNPLGSGLAYEDFSFPIFLLQDHNETQLIKECYRAHNIGENGSAPVFPLCAMQLSAHMHAVTSTVTCMRRSAAQTTFSINPEVVCDPLTDYNVWSSLQPINGSGRLDPGKRVVIAATRLDSHSFFWNVAPGAEGSAASFVTQLAAAEALSRAPDAPTLPRNVLFVFFQGETFDYIGSSRLVYDMERGKFPVALDNIHSLVELGQVALRNSTLWMHTDPVSQRNDSVRDQVQQILSALRSSGATVPNVSLEEPGRTQPLPPSSLQRFLRARNVSGVVLADHQAAFRNQYYQSIYDTPENIGLQYPPSLTPEEALNHVTETAKSLADVATLLGRTLYRLAGGEKHDDTIQADPLTVTRLLYGFLIQANNSWFRSVMRPDLQGYLGGGPLQHYIAVNSPVNTTYVVQHILANLTGAVLNRTRDQCHGTGTDKDLFEFAWVQGPEGPSGREPLCVRSTVRLSKAVSPAFELQHWASADYSTWTESRWKDIRARIFLVAGRDLEITTLVVGIVILALSLATTYFINAKADVLFTSPREPGVVSY, encoded by the exons ATGGCGGCGGCTGAGGCGGCCCGCCCGGGGACCCCGCAGCgagccccgctcctcctcctaatcctcctcctcctcctctttctcctcctgctggcAG GCTCATCCCAGGCAAACTCGGTGGAAAGGAAGATCTACATTCCCCTGAACCGGACGGCCCCCTGCGTCCGGCTCCTCAATGCCACCCATCAGATCGGCTGCCAGT CGTCTCTGAGCGGGGACACCGGAGTGATCCACGtgctggagaaggagcaggacctGCAGTGGGTCTTGGCCGACGGACCCCACCCCCCGTACATGGTGCTGCTCGACGGCGACCTCTTCACCAG gccGCTCCTGGAGAAGCTAAAGGCGGCATCTTCGCGCGTGTCCGGCCTGGCCGTGGCCCTggcccagccccgccccgccgcagGCTTCTCCCCCGGACTCCCCTGCCCCAACGATGGCTTCG GCGTCTACTCCGGCTCCTACGGGCCTCAGTTTGCCCACTGCAACGGGACGGTGTGGAACCCGCTGGGCAGCGGCCTGGCCTATGAGgacttctccttccccatcttcctgcTCCAGGACCATAACGAGACGCAGCTCATCAAGGAG TGTTACCGGGCCCACAACATCGGGGAGAACGGGTCGGCCCCGGTGTTCCCGCTGTGCGCCATGCAGCTCTCGGCGCACATGCACGCCGTCACCAGCACCGTCACCTGCATGCGACGCTCCGCCGCCCAGACCACCTTCAGCATCAACCCAG AAGTCGTGTGCGACCCCCTGACCGACTACAACGTGTGGAGCTCCCTCCAGCCCATCAACGGCTCCGGCCGTCTGGACCCCGGGAAGAGAGTGGTCATCGCAGCCACCCGG CTGGACAGCCACTCTTTCTTCTGGAACGTGGCCCCCGGGGCCGAGGGGTCCGCCGCCTCCTTCGTCACCCAGCTGGCGGCGGCCGAGGCCCTGAGCCGGGCACCGGACGCCCCCACGCTGCCCAGGAACGTCTTGTTCGTCTTCTTCCAGGGG GAGACGTTCGATTACATCGGCAGCTCCCGCCTGGTGTACGACATGGAGCGAGGGAAGTTCCCCGTGGCCCTGGACAACATCCACAGCCTGGTGGAGCTGGGCCAG gTAGCCCTGAGGAACTCCACGCTGTGGATGCACACGGACCCCGTGTCCCAGAGAAACGACTCCGTGCGGGACCAG GTGCAACAGATCCTCTCGGCCCTGCGGAGCAGCGGCGCCACCGTCCCCAACGTCAGCCTGGAGGAGCCCGGACGCACGCAGCCCCTGCCGCCCTCCTCCCTGCAGCGCTTCCTCCGCGCCCGCAACGTCTCCGGCGTCGTCCTCGCCGACCATCAGGCCGCCTTCCGCAACCA GTACTACCAGAGCATCTACGACACCCCCGAAAACATCGGCCTGCAGTATCCCCCCAGCCTGACCCCCGAGGAGGCTTTGAACCACGTGACCGAGACGGCCAAG agtCTGGCGGATGTGGCCACCCTGCTGGGACGGACCCTATACCGGCTGGCCGGAGGCGAGAAGCACGACGACACCATCCAAGCCGATCCTCTCACT gtgACTCGCCTCCTGTATGGGTTCCTGATCCAAGCCAATAATTCCTGGTTCCGGTCCGTGATGCGGCCGGACCTGCAGGGCTACCTGG GCGGGGGTCCGCTGCAGCACTACATCGCCGTCAACAGCCCGGTCAACACCACCTACGTGGTCCAGCACATCCTGGCCAACCTGACGGGCGCCGTCCTCAACCGCACCCGCGACCAGTGCCACGGCACCGGGACCGACAAGGAC CTGTTCGAGTTCGCGTGGGTGCAGGGCCCCGAGGGACCGTCGGGCCGGGAGCCCCTCTGCGTCCGCTCCACGGTGCGCCTGTCCAAGGCCGTGTCCCCCGCCTTCGAGCTGCAGCACTGGGCCTCCGCGGACTACTCCACCTGGACAGAGAGCCGCTGGAAGGACATCCGGGCCCGCATCTTCCTCGTGGCCGGACGCGACCTcgag ATCACGACGCTGGTGGTGGGCATCGTCATCCTGGCGCTCTCCCTGGCcaccacctacttcatcaacgCCAAAGCCGACGTCCTCTTCACCAGCCCCCGCGAGCCGGGTGTCGTGTCCTactga
- the NCSTN gene encoding nicastrin isoform X2, with the protein MAAAEAARPGTPQRAPLLLLILLLLLFLLLLAGSSQANSVERKIYIPLNRTAPCVRLLNATHQIGCQSSLSGDTGVIHVLEKEQDLQWVLADGPHPPYMVLLDGDLFTRPLLEKLKAASSRVSGLAVALAQPRPAAGFSPGLPCPNDGFGVYSGSYGPQFAHCNGTVWNPLGSGLAYEDFSFPIFLLQDHNETQLIKECYRAHNIGENGSAPVFPLCAMQLSAHMHAVTSTVTCMRRSAAQTTFSINPVVCDPLTDYNVWSSLQPINGSGRLDPGKRVVIAATRLDSHSFFWNVAPGAEGSAASFVTQLAAAEALSRAPDAPTLPRNVLFVFFQGETFDYIGSSRLVYDMERGKFPVALDNIHSLVELGQVALRNSTLWMHTDPVSQRNDSVRDQVQQILSALRSSGATVPNVSLEEPGRTQPLPPSSLQRFLRARNVSGVVLADHQAAFRNQYYQSIYDTPENIGLQYPPSLTPEEALNHVTETAKSLADVATLLGRTLYRLAGGEKHDDTIQADPLTVTRLLYGFLIQANNSWFRSVMRPDLQGYLGGGPLQHYIAVNSPVNTTYVVQHILANLTGAVLNRTRDQCHGTGTDKDLFEFAWVQGPEGPSGREPLCVRSTVRLSKAVSPAFELQHWASADYSTWTESRWKDIRARIFLVAGRDLEITTLVVGIVILALSLATTYFINAKADVLFTSPREPGVVSY; encoded by the exons ATGGCGGCGGCTGAGGCGGCCCGCCCGGGGACCCCGCAGCgagccccgctcctcctcctaatcctcctcctcctcctctttctcctcctgctggcAG GCTCATCCCAGGCAAACTCGGTGGAAAGGAAGATCTACATTCCCCTGAACCGGACGGCCCCCTGCGTCCGGCTCCTCAATGCCACCCATCAGATCGGCTGCCAGT CGTCTCTGAGCGGGGACACCGGAGTGATCCACGtgctggagaaggagcaggacctGCAGTGGGTCTTGGCCGACGGACCCCACCCCCCGTACATGGTGCTGCTCGACGGCGACCTCTTCACCAG gccGCTCCTGGAGAAGCTAAAGGCGGCATCTTCGCGCGTGTCCGGCCTGGCCGTGGCCCTggcccagccccgccccgccgcagGCTTCTCCCCCGGACTCCCCTGCCCCAACGATGGCTTCG GCGTCTACTCCGGCTCCTACGGGCCTCAGTTTGCCCACTGCAACGGGACGGTGTGGAACCCGCTGGGCAGCGGCCTGGCCTATGAGgacttctccttccccatcttcctgcTCCAGGACCATAACGAGACGCAGCTCATCAAGGAG TGTTACCGGGCCCACAACATCGGGGAGAACGGGTCGGCCCCGGTGTTCCCGCTGTGCGCCATGCAGCTCTCGGCGCACATGCACGCCGTCACCAGCACCGTCACCTGCATGCGACGCTCCGCCGCCCAGACCACCTTCAGCATCAACCCAG TCGTGTGCGACCCCCTGACCGACTACAACGTGTGGAGCTCCCTCCAGCCCATCAACGGCTCCGGCCGTCTGGACCCCGGGAAGAGAGTGGTCATCGCAGCCACCCGG CTGGACAGCCACTCTTTCTTCTGGAACGTGGCCCCCGGGGCCGAGGGGTCCGCCGCCTCCTTCGTCACCCAGCTGGCGGCGGCCGAGGCCCTGAGCCGGGCACCGGACGCCCCCACGCTGCCCAGGAACGTCTTGTTCGTCTTCTTCCAGGGG GAGACGTTCGATTACATCGGCAGCTCCCGCCTGGTGTACGACATGGAGCGAGGGAAGTTCCCCGTGGCCCTGGACAACATCCACAGCCTGGTGGAGCTGGGCCAG gTAGCCCTGAGGAACTCCACGCTGTGGATGCACACGGACCCCGTGTCCCAGAGAAACGACTCCGTGCGGGACCAG GTGCAACAGATCCTCTCGGCCCTGCGGAGCAGCGGCGCCACCGTCCCCAACGTCAGCCTGGAGGAGCCCGGACGCACGCAGCCCCTGCCGCCCTCCTCCCTGCAGCGCTTCCTCCGCGCCCGCAACGTCTCCGGCGTCGTCCTCGCCGACCATCAGGCCGCCTTCCGCAACCA GTACTACCAGAGCATCTACGACACCCCCGAAAACATCGGCCTGCAGTATCCCCCCAGCCTGACCCCCGAGGAGGCTTTGAACCACGTGACCGAGACGGCCAAG agtCTGGCGGATGTGGCCACCCTGCTGGGACGGACCCTATACCGGCTGGCCGGAGGCGAGAAGCACGACGACACCATCCAAGCCGATCCTCTCACT gtgACTCGCCTCCTGTATGGGTTCCTGATCCAAGCCAATAATTCCTGGTTCCGGTCCGTGATGCGGCCGGACCTGCAGGGCTACCTGG GCGGGGGTCCGCTGCAGCACTACATCGCCGTCAACAGCCCGGTCAACACCACCTACGTGGTCCAGCACATCCTGGCCAACCTGACGGGCGCCGTCCTCAACCGCACCCGCGACCAGTGCCACGGCACCGGGACCGACAAGGAC CTGTTCGAGTTCGCGTGGGTGCAGGGCCCCGAGGGACCGTCGGGCCGGGAGCCCCTCTGCGTCCGCTCCACGGTGCGCCTGTCCAAGGCCGTGTCCCCCGCCTTCGAGCTGCAGCACTGGGCCTCCGCGGACTACTCCACCTGGACAGAGAGCCGCTGGAAGGACATCCGGGCCCGCATCTTCCTCGTGGCCGGACGCGACCTcgag ATCACGACGCTGGTGGTGGGCATCGTCATCCTGGCGCTCTCCCTGGCcaccacctacttcatcaacgCCAAAGCCGACGTCCTCTTCACCAGCCCCCGCGAGCCGGGTGTCGTGTCCTactga
- the NHLH1 gene encoding helix-loop-helix protein 1 yields MMLNSEPPPSRWEAESGSGERGGGQARVPGPAGGEAARRDPQPALSREERRRRRRATAKYRTAHATRERIRVEAFNLAFADLRRLLPTLPPDKKLSKIEILRLAICYISYLNHVLDV; encoded by the coding sequence ATGATGCTGAACTCGGAGCCCCCCCCGAGCCGGTGGGAAGCGGAGTCCGGCTCGGGCGAGCGCGGGGGCGGCCAGGCCCGGGTCCCCGGGCCCGCGGGGGGCGAGGCGGCCCGCCGGGACCCGCAGCCGGCCCTCAGCCGGGAGgagcggcgccgccgccgccgggccacgGCCAAGTACCGCACGGCCCACGCCACGCGCGAACGCATCCGCGTGGAGGCCTTCAACCTGGCCTTCGCCGACCTGCGCCGCCTcctgcccaccctcccgcccGACAAGAAGCTCTCCAAGATCGAGATCCTGCGCCTCGCCATCTGCTACATCTCCTACCTGAACCACGTGCTGGACGTCTGA